Proteins from one Pseudomonas bijieensis genomic window:
- a CDS encoding DUF4123 domain-containing protein has translation MTRSFPHQWLIEQQRLGHALCVVLDSENEHHTRQAMLKNSRPDQYLSVYGQTLVADLADAGPFVFTFDRPGDEHINELLNRPDSHWGWLASLPKGGLPTLVEHWRERLVIGERPHQALYRFHDNRVLARALKHLPVEAYPAYLGPAISVCYWQGTRWSSTYNPAPGTYPVPDFPLWLQVPVTPQQAMQTRLLNARRFLLAEHVLAFATLAEQQDPEVWLRATLDQAEAWHWQAPEQLEFLLTQRLQAPTDTPVSYWQVRPAESPDEHFERVRLMAAFWQGDAPL, from the coding sequence ATGACTCGCTCATTCCCCCATCAATGGTTGATCGAACAGCAACGCCTCGGCCACGCCTTGTGTGTCGTCCTGGACTCAGAAAATGAACACCACACGCGCCAGGCAATGCTCAAGAACAGTCGCCCCGACCAGTACCTGAGCGTGTACGGCCAAACGCTGGTCGCTGATCTCGCTGACGCCGGGCCCTTTGTCTTCACCTTCGATCGGCCCGGCGACGAGCACATCAATGAATTGCTCAACCGGCCGGACAGCCACTGGGGATGGCTCGCCAGCCTTCCAAAAGGGGGCCTGCCAACGCTGGTGGAGCACTGGCGTGAACGGCTGGTCATCGGAGAGCGCCCCCATCAGGCGTTGTACCGCTTCCATGACAACCGTGTCTTGGCCCGGGCGCTCAAGCACCTGCCCGTTGAAGCCTATCCGGCCTACCTTGGGCCAGCGATCAGTGTCTGCTATTGGCAGGGCACTCGCTGGTCAAGCACCTATAACCCGGCCCCTGGGACATACCCGGTGCCCGATTTTCCTCTTTGGCTGCAGGTGCCTGTTACCCCGCAACAAGCGATGCAGACTCGCCTCCTCAATGCCCGCCGCTTCCTGCTGGCCGAGCATGTCCTGGCCTTCGCCACACTGGCCGAGCAACAGGACCCGGAGGTGTGGTTGCGTGCCACGCTCGATCAGGCCGAGGCCTGGCACTGGCAAGCACCTGAGCAGTTGGAGTTCTTGCTGACTCAGCGCCTGCAAGCACCCACCGATACTCCGGTGTCGTACTGGCAAGTTCGCCCAGCTGAAAGTCCCGATGAGCATTTTGAACGGGTGCGCCTGATGGCGGCGTTCTGGCAGGGAGATGCGCCGCTATGA